In Blastopirellula marina, the DNA window CTGGCTCCTTACCGCGTGGATCCCCAGCATCAACAATACTTAGGTGCCAAGTAAATCCATTGGCCCCGCCGCCATACGGCAGGACTTCCGTAGGCAACACAAGTAGCGGTGCCGGAGCAATTAGTTCAGGCGAAGGTGGCGGAGTGATCACTGGAGGTGGTGTTACAGGCGGAATTCCCGGCGGAATTTCCGGTGGCGGGATGAAAGGAATCACCCGAACTTCGCTGAAGTTGTTTTCCAGCGATTCGGTTCCCCCCACAACAAAGATTCTAATGATCGCGTCGTTGCCTGGATTGACCGACAGCGAGGAGATTTCGGCAGATGATGTGCCTGGATTTACCGCCAAGCCACCCGTGGTACCTACCGTATCGATGCTATCTTCGTATCCATCCGGCTGAATCTGGTAAACGGCGTAGAATCCCGTTCGCAAACCGACGAACTTGTAGAATCCGTTGGCATCCGTGGTTACACGGATCGGACCGTTACCATAGATTCCCTGCAAGACCGAATCGCTCCCGCCCATGATCGGCTGGCCCGAGAAACCATCGCGAAGCTCGAGAATCACATTCGCTAGCGGCGTATCGTCATCCGTTCGCAGACCATCGCGAATCGAGGAGATGTCGTCAGGCAATTGTCCGCTGGCACTCGAGATCACATCACCATCTTGGAAGACGTAACCCGAAAGTGCGGCAGGCGGGATCTCGCAGAAATTGTGCTCGTCGAGATGTTGTCCAGAATGGGTGACAATGTTCGCGATACGATCGGTTTCGCTGGCATCAGCAAGGCCATTATGATCGATCTGTCCACCTTGAAAGTAACCCTCTGGCTGTGTTTCGATGACGGTGTAGGTGCCTGGTGGCAACCCAGTGAACGAGTAATGCCCGTTCTCGTCGGTCGTGGTCGTGGCGATGACGTTTCCGGCTTCGTCCAGGAGCGTGATCGTTACACCGACGATCGGATCTTCGTCTGGATCGAAGATGCAGTCTTGGTTTGGATCGACGTGAACAAAACCACCAATCGATGTCGGCAGAACTTCGCCGAAGTTGTATTCGACACCAGATTGGCCGAATTTCAAGTCAATCGAATGAATCACGTCACCAGGATTAGTGGCCGCTCCGATCGTTGCGCCATTGATCGTACCGGCGGTGTCTAAACCGTCGAGATACCCAGTTGGCTGTGTTTCAACGATTCGGTACTCACCTTTTGTCAGGCCGGTAAAGTGGTAATAACCATTGGAATCGGTGACGAGCGTGTTGACTAAGTTGCCATTCTTGTCGAACAACTGCACGGTTGTACCGGCAATTGCTTCTTCACCTGCATCGCGGATGCCGTCGTTGTTACGATCGTGGTAAACGTAACCAGACAGATCGGCCGGTTCGCTTTCGCAGAAATCGTAGTCTTCACCATGCTGACCCGCCATCAATGAAATCGATTCGATACGATCGTTCCCATTGAAGTTGCCAACTTGGATTCCATTGATGGTTCCGATGCTATCGCCACCATCGATCAAACCTGGCGGGGTAATCTCAACAATGGTGTAGGTACCCGGCAACAGTTCGCCGAAGAAATAATCCCCATTGGAATCCGTTACCGTCGACTTCAACAAGTTCCCATCGGCATCGAACAGTTGAATCGTCGCGCCGACAACCGGTCGCTTCGAAGCCGATTCATGATCGCAGTTGCCATCTTCATCGGTCAGATGCACACTGCCTGAGATCGACGCATACAGGTATTCGCCGAAGTTATAATTGATGCCGTGTTCGTCACTGCCAATCGCAATGTTGTTGATCGCATCGCCGGGATTCACGGCCACACCACGAATCGAGCCGTTAATCGTACCGGCCGAATCGATGCCGTCTTGGTAATCAATAGGATGCGTTTCTAAGACGCGATAGTTGCCAGGCGCTAAGTCGTTGAACTCGTAGAACCCAACATCATCCGTTAAAGTCACGAACGTCTCGTTGGTGTCCGTATTGATCAGCGTCACGGTAACACCGGCGATCCCTTCATCGCCGCTATCTTTCGTGCCGTTGATGTTTTGGTCGTGATAGACGTAGCCGCTGATCGAACCAAGCTTAATCTCGCCAAAGTTATACTCGATGCCTTCATCACCCCAGCGGACGTCGATCGTGTTAATTTCGTCGCCTGGATTCACCGCTGCTCCGACCGTGGTGCCGAAAATCGTACCAGCAGTGTCCAACCCATCGATGTATTCAAACGGCTGCAGTTCGACGATCTGGTACTGACCTTTGGACAAGCCAGTGAACTCATAGAAGCCGTTCGCGTCGGTGATGGCGAGTCCGGCTTGAATGCCGTTCGCGTCGAAAAGTTGAAGCAGTGTTCCTTCGATGCCTTCTTCACCAGCTTCACGAATCCCATTGTTGTTACGATCGTGGTACACGTAGCCTGAGAGGCTGGCCGGAAGGTGTTCGCAGAAATCGTAGTGCACACCGGAATCACCCGAAAGTAACTCGATATCGGAAATCCGATCGTTGCCATCAAGCTGACCAACCGTAATTCCGTCGATCGTTCCGACATGATCACCGCCGTCGATCAAACCAGGTGGAGTGATCTCTTCAATGGTGTACGTGCCCGGGAGCAAATTGCCGAAGAAGTACTCACCATTGGCGTCGGTGGTCGTTGTGGCAAGAAGTGTTCCATTTTCATCATACAGATTGATGACGGCCCCTTCGACCGGCGTCGTTTCAATCCCTTCCCCAAAGCAATTGCCATCAGGATCGGTCAGATGAACATGTCCACGAATCTCGGCAGGCCGTAGCTCTCCGAAGTTATAGTTCACCCCGGAGTCGCCACCTTTGAGCGCGATCGCCGAGATGCGATCACCCGGGTTGTGCGCCAAGCCTTGGGTGCTGCCACCGATTGTGCCTGCGGTGTCCTTACCATCTTGGTAAGTCGGCGGCTGAACGACTTCCAACACCTCGTACACGCCGGGCGGCATGTTCGTCACTTTGTAGTAACCGTTGGCATCGGTCGTAACGGTGAACGACTGAGGATTCCCCAGAACGTCGACACCTTGTACTCGAATCTGAACGCCAGCAATTCCTTCTTCGCCCGCTTCCTTGACACCATCGTTGTCACGATCGTGATAAACGTAGCCATCGATCATGGCCGGTGTCGCTTCGGCGAAGTCGTAGTCGACCGCTGCGGTGCCACCCAAGGGAATGCTGATTTCTGTCAACACATCGGGATCACCGCTTACCGTCGAGCCGGTAGCAGTACCTTCCACGGTTCCAGGCACAGCGCCGACGCTAAAGTAGCCGGTCGGCTGTGTTTCCCGAACTTGATACGTACCTGGCTGAAGTCCGAGATTCTCGCCAAAGACGTAGTTGCCATTCGCATCCGTGGTAACAGTGTTCCCTGTATCGACGAAAACGCCGTTCTCTTTCTTCCACAGCGAAAGCGTTACGCCCGCGATTCCCTGCTCACCGGCATCTTGGGTTAGGCTGAGATTCGGATCGTGATAGACAGTTCCACTGATGCTAATCGGCAGTGGATCTTGAATGATGCTACCAAAGGCACCGTCGGTACGGTCACGGTGACCAGTTGAATTATCAGCAGGAAGATCGAGCCCCGAAGCGATCAAGCGAGCATCGTATTGATCGTAAAACTTCGTACGGACCGTCGCATCCTCGTAGTGCGCAGCCGAGAATTCACCAGTTAGGATCGTTCCTTGGAATTCAGCACCAGAGGCAATCGGGTCGATCAGAATCTCATCTGGGTGAGATGGATCATAAATGATCACTTCATCCACATCGATCGAGAAACGAAGTTCTTCACCAGCATCGAAGCCCTCGAATTCCAGGATCAGCGTGCTTCCACCGTCTGTGACAATCGCTTTGACGGAATCAATTCCATCGGCGGAAATCACCTTAAACGGAAATGAAGCGTCTGCCCCGAGCCCACCTGGCGAGATATCGAAGATCATGTCCCCGGCGCTCAACCCTGGCAAATTGCCAAAGTTTTCGATTTGATCGCCATCAAAGGTAAGACGAGTAAGCTGCGTACCGGCCGCTCCGCCGTCAAAGGTCACGATGAAGGTATCGCCGTGGTCGTCACCACCGGCACCGTCTTCTTCGTGATAGATCGCACCTAGCTGTATCGCATCGGCGGCCATGACTCGGCGTGCTTCCAGCATCTCGAGTCCGCTAGTGCGAAGCGAACGATGGAGGGCTGCGTTTTTACCGCCACCAAAGAAGTTACGAAAACGACGCAATGCGTCTCGATAATGGAAACCCATCAGGCGACTCCTCTGCCTTACTTTCGCATCCGTGCGAAAATGGTGACCGAACTAATTCGAGAAACGGCTGACCGGAACCGTTAACACGGGGGGGGGACTATGGGGACCGCCAAGATCCCAAACGCGGAGTGTCGTATCGAATCCGCTTGAGATCATCGTTTGCCCTTGGGCGGTCAATGCTGCGACAGTGCCATCGTGGCCTGTCAGGTGATCAACTTCGCTTAGTGTTTCCAGGTCCCACATTCGAACCTGGTTATCGCTTCCACCGGTCGCGATCGTGGCTGGACGAATCAACGCCACGGAAAAGACTTTCGCGTCACCGGTCGAAACCGCTTCGATTTGCTGACCAGTGCTGGTAACAAAGGTCTTCAACTGACGATCGTCGCCTCCACTGACGATCTTCGCTCCATCGTGGGAGAAGACTATCGCGTGAATCCGATCGCTATGTGCTGGAATATCTCGGACGAACGTGCCGGTTTCAGCGTTCCAGATACGAATGACACCGGTACGTCCGGCGGCGGCAACAAGTTTACCGTCGGGCGAAAACCTAACCGTGCGAATGTCGTTACCGTGAGCTTCCAGTGTATGTATGCTCTTACCGTTGGTTGCATCGTGAATGGCGATTGATTTGTCGAAACCAGCCACGGCCAGACGAGTACCGTCGTGATTGAAGTCGAGAGCATTCACAACTGACGGAAATTCGCCGCCAGCGCGCAACTGAATGTTCTCTTGCACATCCCACAACAACAGGCGGTGGTCTTTCCCGGCGGTTGCCAGGGTGTGACCATCAGGGGAAAACTTCAAGGCGCAGACCCAATCTTCGTGGTCACGCAAAGTGAAAATCAAGCGGCCAGTCGAGACCTCCATGATCCGCACATAGTGATCGTCCCCAGCGACGGCCATCAACTTGCCCGCCGGGTGAATCTCAACGTCGGAGACAACCGGAGGATGCAGGCGATCAACACCTGGCTTTAGCTGAACGGTGTGCGACAACTTGACGAGGGGCATTTGAGCGAAAGTGACCGATGGCACGATCAATGTAGCGACTGCGGCTGTAGCGCCGAGAATGTGCTTGAACATCGTGAAGTTGCGTCTCCCTCGCTGAACCGAATCCCCAAACTTTCCGTAGTTTGAGGGCGTACGAAGGTATTTATCGACTGAACTTCACCAACTTCCGTAAGAGAACACCGAAAGTTCGCGGATTTAGGTAAACTTTTCCGGATGCGCGGCCGCTACCGCTGCTGGTATTGGCAAGAAAAGAGCGATATTGCTCAAGTCAAAGCGGCATGCGCGGACGCAATAGCTGGTCCGCGCGAAGAAAGTAACGATAGCTGCAAGTTCTGCTATCGTTTTTCGATCGGAACGAATTCGCGTTTGGTTTCGCCTGTATAGATCTGACGCGGACGACAAATTCGCTTGGTCTTCGATCCGTGCATTTCTTTCCAGTGGGCAATCCAACCAGGCAGACGCCCCATGGCAAACAGCACGGTAAACATCTGAACAGGAATCCCAATCGCTCGATAGATCACGCCAGAGTAGAAGTCGACGTTGGGATACAGCTTACGCTCTACGAAGTATTCGTCGTTGAGAGCCGCGTATTCCAGCTTTTGTGCTACGTCGAACAACGGATCTTTGATATCAAGCTTATCCAGCAGTCGATCGCAAGCCTTTTTAATAATCGTGGC includes these proteins:
- a CDS encoding SdrD B-like domain-containing protein; the protein is MGFHYRDALRRFRNFFGGGKNAALHRSLRTSGLEMLEARRVMAADAIQLGAIYHEEDGAGGDDHGDTFIVTFDGGAAGTQLTRLTFDGDQIENFGNLPGLSAGDMIFDISPGGLGADASFPFKVISADGIDSVKAIVTDGGSTLILEFEGFDAGEELRFSIDVDEVIIYDPSHPDEILIDPIASGAEFQGTILTGEFSAAHYEDATVRTKFYDQYDARLIASGLDLPADNSTGHRDRTDGAFGSIIQDPLPISISGTVYHDPNLSLTQDAGEQGIAGVTLSLWKKENGVFVDTGNTVTTDANGNYVFGENLGLQPGTYQVRETQPTGYFSVGAVPGTVEGTATGSTVSGDPDVLTEISIPLGGTAAVDYDFAEATPAMIDGYVYHDRDNDGVKEAGEEGIAGVQIRVQGVDVLGNPQSFTVTTDANGYYKVTNMPPGVYEVLEVVQPPTYQDGKDTAGTIGGSTQGLAHNPGDRISAIALKGGDSGVNYNFGELRPAEIRGHVHLTDPDGNCFGEGIETTPVEGAVINLYDENGTLLATTTTDANGEYFFGNLLPGTYTIEEITPPGLIDGGDHVGTIDGITVGQLDGNDRISDIELLSGDSGVHYDFCEHLPASLSGYVYHDRNNNGIREAGEEGIEGTLLQLFDANGIQAGLAITDANGFYEFTGLSKGQYQIVELQPFEYIDGLDTAGTIFGTTVGAAVNPGDEINTIDVRWGDEGIEYNFGEIKLGSISGYVYHDQNINGTKDSGDEGIAGVTVTLINTDTNETFVTLTDDVGFYEFNDLAPGNYRVLETHPIDYQDGIDSAGTINGSIRGVAVNPGDAINNIAIGSDEHGINYNFGEYLYASISGSVHLTDEDGNCDHESASKRPVVGATIQLFDADGNLLKSTVTDSNGDYFFGELLPGTYTIVEITPPGLIDGGDSIGTINGIQVGNFNGNDRIESISLMAGQHGEDYDFCESEPADLSGYVYHDRNNDGIRDAGEEAIAGTTVQLFDKNGNLVNTLVTDSNGYYHFTGLTKGEYRIVETQPTGYLDGLDTAGTINGATIGAATNPGDVIHSIDLKFGQSGVEYNFGEVLPTSIGGFVHVDPNQDCIFDPDEDPIVGVTITLLDEAGNVIATTTTDENGHYSFTGLPPGTYTVIETQPEGYFQGGQIDHNGLADASETDRIANIVTHSGQHLDEHNFCEIPPAALSGYVFQDGDVISSASGQLPDDISSIRDGLRTDDDTPLANVILELRDGFSGQPIMGGSDSVLQGIYGNGPIRVTTDANGFYKFVGLRTGFYAVYQIQPDGYEDSIDTVGTTGGLAVNPGTSSAEISSLSVNPGNDAIIRIFVVGGTESLENNFSEVRVIPFIPPPEIPPGIPPVTPPPVITPPPSPELIAPAPLLVLPTEVLPYGGGANGFTWHLSIVDAGDPRGKEPVATSDAPYWLTSASGEFNPWNADNLSEARWTLLTEGEDGEEAELLSRLFGSKKAIPVAGDFNGDGVSELGVFIDGHWFIDLNGNGQWDDEDMYAKLGHDGDQPVVGDWDGDGKDDIGIFGKAWPNDPRAVKEEPGLPDAANRIVSIEKPKNIPPKVEHAPLGTRILKVAQHGKFRQDLIDHTFHFGVGGDYALAGDFNGDGISTIAVFRNGTWHIDSNGDGRWDPAVDAAFDFGQAGDIPVVGDWNGDGIDELGIYRDGHWVVDDNGNGVEEPTDKVFQLGEWDDVPTVGDWDGDGSDDPGVFHANKEGAVTVSNRKAS
- a CDS encoding WD40 repeat domain-containing protein gives rise to the protein MFKHILGATAAVATLIVPSVTFAQMPLVKLSHTVQLKPGVDRLHPPVVSDVEIHPAGKLMAVAGDDHYVRIMEVSTGRLIFTLRDHEDWVCALKFSPDGHTLATAGKDHRLLLWDVQENIQLRAGGEFPSVVNALDFNHDGTRLAVAGFDKSIAIHDATNGKSIHTLEAHGNDIRTVRFSPDGKLVAAAGRTGVIRIWNAETGTFVRDIPAHSDRIHAIVFSHDGAKIVSGGDDRQLKTFVTSTGQQIEAVSTGDAKVFSVALIRPATIATGGSDNQVRMWDLETLSEVDHLTGHDGTVAALTAQGQTMISSGFDTTLRVWDLGGPHSPPPVLTVPVSRFSN